In a single window of the Campylobacter iguaniorum genome:
- a CDS encoding dynamin family protein, with translation MLKEFIKEYKSSFDISFDDGFKGEFDKFYRLVTEPKFHPSANLFERLNFLNSLNYEPPIIAVVGQFSSGKSSFLNALLGLNLLPTGVVPVTAKPTYIKYAPNLMLKALYNDGREEYHAIEELGAFVDQRMSLKDVKCLYIYAPNELLKQVSFIDTPGLNSRSDADTNETKRILNRAGALIWISLIDNAARASELAELKLIPKSLKQNAICLLNQKDKLNSQEIANVLAHAKLTYDEYFDDVFAVSSKIQIAGDKNSGFDSVFSFITKLTKTKQDFIKNECEIILNSSIEQNDKFISILCELGGIFDKFGVDFETKFNQLKKDYETKFKLLFEEIKQNAKLIATEINSGLVVQNSAYYKPKKQMFGKDSFEKVEYEKVVLKSDDVLSRLIYNDEKMAKSFKKLRRELGAFEESIKNDLNASFEELKDRVLGFKAKYESLRKSNELLSDALFADIRKFSSEVYALFLNEFERTLFAKSALLGLFFEKISIKIATNYQNAIKLSVSFIEEKINKAASDYESDPLAFGLYYPRIEEINERVLTMLSYYEFENDFVGQRPFIIKFIEALQGDFLAIKDKNLAYVNALKSKYEQNKLELRKEN, from the coding sequence GTGTTAAAAGAGTTTATAAAAGAGTATAAAAGCAGTTTTGATATAAGTTTTGATGATGGATTTAAGGGCGAATTTGATAAATTTTATAGACTTGTCACAGAGCCAAAATTTCACCCAAGTGCGAATTTATTCGAGAGATTGAATTTTTTAAATTCATTAAATTATGAGCCTCCTATCATCGCTGTGGTCGGGCAGTTTAGCAGTGGAAAATCAAGCTTTTTAAATGCTTTGCTTGGCTTAAATTTGCTTCCTACTGGCGTCGTGCCAGTCACAGCTAAGCCAACATACATAAAATACGCTCCAAATTTGATGTTAAAAGCCCTTTACAACGACGGCAGAGAGGAGTATCACGCAATAGAAGAGCTTGGTGCTTTTGTCGATCAAAGAATGAGCCTAAAAGACGTTAAATGCCTCTATATCTACGCTCCAAACGAGCTTTTAAAACAAGTTAGTTTCATCGATACTCCTGGGCTAAACTCAAGAAGTGACGCCGATACGAATGAGACAAAACGTATTTTGAATAGGGCTGGAGCGCTCATTTGGATAAGTCTAATTGATAATGCAGCGCGCGCTAGTGAGTTAGCTGAGCTAAAGCTCATCCCAAAATCCCTAAAGCAAAATGCAATCTGCCTTTTAAACCAAAAAGATAAGCTAAATAGCCAAGAGATCGCAAATGTACTAGCTCATGCTAAGCTTACTTATGATGAGTATTTTGATGATGTTTTTGCCGTGTCATCAAAAATACAAATCGCTGGAGATAAAAATAGCGGCTTTGATAGTGTCTTTAGCTTCATCACTAAGCTTACAAAAACCAAGCAAGATTTTATCAAAAACGAATGCGAAATCATCTTAAACTCATCAATAGAGCAAAACGATAAATTTATCAGCATTTTGTGTGAGCTTGGTGGGATTTTTGATAAATTTGGAGTGGATTTTGAGACTAAATTTAACCAGCTAAAAAAGGACTACGAAACTAAATTTAAACTACTTTTTGAAGAGATAAAACAAAATGCCAAACTCATCGCCACTGAGATAAATAGTGGTCTAGTGGTGCAAAATAGTGCTTATTACAAGCCCAAAAAACAGATGTTTGGCAAGGATAGTTTTGAAAAAGTCGAATATGAAAAAGTGGTTTTAAAAAGTGATGATGTACTATCTCGCCTGATTTATAATGATGAAAAAATGGCTAAAAGTTTTAAAAAGCTTAGGCGTGAGCTTGGGGCTTTTGAAGAGAGTATAAAAAATGATTTGAACGCTAGTTTTGAAGAGTTAAAAGATAGAGTTCTTGGCTTTAAGGCAAAATACGAAAGCTTAAGAAAAAGCAACGAACTGCTCTCAGACGCTTTGTTTGCTGATATTCGTAAATTCAGCAGCGAGGTTTATGCTCTGTTTTTAAATGAGTTTGAAAGGACTTTGTTCGCCAAATCCGCCTTGCTTGGGCTATTTTTTGAAAAAATATCTATCAAAATCGCTACAAATTACCAAAATGCAATCAAGCTAAGCGTGAGCTTCATAGAAGAAAAAATCAATAAAGCTGCAAGCGATTATGAGAGCGATCCTTTGGCGTTTGGGCTGTATTATCCGCGTATTGAAGAGATAAATGAGCGAGTTTTGACAATGCTAAGCTACTATGAATTTGAAAATGATTTTGTGGGACAGCGACCATTTATTATTAAATTTATTGAAGCGTTGCAAGGTGATTTTTTGGCTATAAAAGATAAAAATTTGGCTTATGTTAACGCTTTGAAAAGTAAATACGAACAAAACAAGCTAGAGTTAAGAAAAGAAAATTAA